CGCCCAGGCGATAGCCGACGAAGCGCACCGTCACCGCCGCGTCGTCCGCCACGTCCGCGCCGCTCAGGCGCTGGTGCAGGCGGGTGTCGAAAGGCACCTGCTCTCCGACGGTGCCGATGCGGGTGAGCCCGGCCTCGGCCAGGACCGACTCGACCTTGCCGAAGAGCTTGAGGATGTCCGGCACCCGCACCTCCCGGCCGTCCGCGGCCAGGGCCTGGATGGTGGCGAGTTGGGACAGCAGGGGGGCCAGGTGGCGCGCCAGGTCGCCAAGGCCGGCCGCCGCCGCGCCGGCGCGCTCGCGCTCGGCCTGACCGCCCAGGCGCTCGTACTCGGCGCGCACGCGATTCAGTTCCGCGTCGCGCTCGCGCAGATCCAGTTCCAGGGCGGCGATGCGGGCGCGCGGGTCGCCGGGGTCGCGCACGGGTGCGCCGCGCAGGGCCTGCCAGGCGGCACTGAGGCGGGAGGGCCAGTGGTTCGTTGGTGCTGTCATGGTGTTGTCCTCAGTGGTGAACGATCATTCGCCCTCTCCCCCCGGCCCCCTCCCCCTCGGGGGAGGGGGGGAAGAGGATCCGCCTGCGCGGCCACTCTCCCACCGTCTTCTCCCTCCCCCATGGGGGAGCGGCTGGGGGAGAGGCTCTTCATCCTTCGCCCCTCCCCCCGCGGGGGAGGGGTCGGGGGAGAGGTCCGTCCTCCCCTCTCGCTAATACACTTTATGTGTGTATCAAAAAAAATCGCCGCGGGCCCCACCTCCTGCGCAGCGCCGCGTGCTCGCCCGGTCGCCTCGCCTACCGGCGGGCGACCGGGCGGCACGCTACCCACCCCGCGAGCACTCGCCTTTCTTTCCCACACGGATGGGGGGACGGTGTGTGGGCAAGAGGGGGTGGGGGGGTCATGAAGGCAGGGACGGGGAAGCTGGCCTCACGAGCCGAAACCCCCGGGCGGCGTTGCGGTAACCCGGCCCCCACCTGTAGCGGAACGCGCCCCGAAAGTACACGGGGGCGCCGGACCCCCAACTCCCGCCTCGGCGCACCCGGAGCGAGCCTCCCTCCGGCCCCCGGGGGTCACGCGCCACCGACTTGCCGTAATAGTCCCTGTCGTACCAGTCCGCACACCATTCCCAGACGTTGCCGCTCTGGTTGCAGGTGCCGTAGCCCGAGACCCCGCCCGGGTAGCCGGACACTGGACAGGTCGTCTCGTTGCCCTTGTTATTGTCGTTGCGGCACCGGCCCGCATCCCAGTCGTTGCCCCAGGGATAAATCAGCCCCTTGGAACCACGCGCCGCCTTCTCCCACTGCGCCTCCGTCGGCAACGCGCAACCGGCCCACTTCGCATAGGCGGTCGCGTCGTCCCAGGAGACGCACACCACCGGGTGATCGGCCTTCTCCGGCGGGAAACTCCGCCCCGACCAGATCGCCCGCCCACCGTCGGCCTGGTCCGGCACCCGATGCCCGGTCGCCTCAACGAATCGCAGATATTGCGCATTGGTCACCGCATAGACCCCAATCCAGTAGGCAGAAAGCGTCACCCGGTGCTTGGGGCAATCCGTGTCCTTCCCATCGCCCATCGCGAACTCACCCTCAGGGACATAAACCATGACCGAGCCGTCCTGGGCATTGACCGCCAGCGGATGCTCGATGCGATACCGCCCCTTGCCCAGTTCGCGCAGGATTCCGCCGCCGTCAGACATCGCTGATGCTCCTTGATTAAAGTTGGCCATGGGGCGCCCGCTCGCGCGCTCGCCCTCTCCCCCGGCCCCTCCCCCTCGGGGGGAGGGGAGAAAGAGGGTTCAGGTGCGCCGGGGGGGGGCTTCCCCCCCTCCCCCCGAGGGGGAGGGGGCCGGGGGGAGAGGGGGGAGAGGGCGGCCGTCACACATCAATGGTGCTCCGCAACGGTTCGCCATAACCCAGGAACTTCCGCGGCCCAGCCAGGGCGCGCACGCAGTCCTGGAGCTTGTCGGCCCCGATCTCACCCGCCAGGTATTGCGCCTCGCGTCGCACAAGCAGGCGCCGCTGCCGACGCAGACGCGGCCCCTGCTGGCGCAGCAGCCCCGGATAGACCCGCCAGCCGAGAAAGGGCATCCCCTCGCCGACCGGGGCGATGAGCGTGCGCTCCTCCTTCAATTCCAGGGCCAGTCGCGCGGCCAGCAGGGCGCGCAGATCGGCCGCCAGGGCGAAGAGGCGCTCCTTGTCGTGGGCCCACAGGGCCAGGTCGTCCATGTAACGCACGTAGCCCGGGATGCGCTCGACCTCCCTGACCCAGTGGTCCACCTCGTCCAGATAGAGGTTGGCGAACCACTGGCTGGTGAGGTTGCCGATGGGCAGGCCCTTGCCGGGGATGGGGTGCTCCACGATCACGGCCAACAGGCGACGCAGCGCCGGCTCGCGGCACAAGGCGTAGAGCTTGGCCAGCAGGATGACGTGGTCGATAGAGTCGTAGTAACGGCGGATGTCGGTCTTGAGATACCAGCCGTGACGGCGGGCGAAGCCTTGGGCGCGCAACAGGGCGCGGTGGCTGCCCTTACCTTCCCGGCAGGCATAGTTGTCGGCGATCAGGCGCCGCTCGATGAGTGGCGCCAGGACGGCGCAGACGGCATGGTGCACCACCCGGTCGCGAAAGTGGGCGCAACTGATGCGCCGGGGTTTGGGGTCGCAGATGGAAAACTGCTCGTAGGGGCGCGGGCGGTAGGTGCCGGCGGCGAGTTCTTCGCGCAGGCGCGGGAG
The DNA window shown above is from Candidatus Thiodictyon syntrophicum and carries:
- a CDS encoding nucleotide exchange factor GrpE, with translation MTAPTNHWPSRLSAAWQALRGAPVRDPGDPRARIAALELDLRERDAELNRVRAEYERLGGQAERERAGAAAAGLGDLARHLAPLLSQLATIQALAADGREVRVPDILKLFGKVESVLAEAGLTRIGTVGEQVPFDTRLHQRLSGADVADDAAVTVRFVGYRLGETILLKALVSRAGAPAEPADAA
- a CDS encoding RNA-directed DNA polymerase; this encodes MKSYGGLFERILDPANLDAALERAARGKRERAPVQRLLAERATALPRLREELAAGTYRPRPYEQFSICDPKPRRISCAHFRDRVVHHAVCAVLAPLIERRLIADNYACREGKGSHRALLRAQGFARRHGWYLKTDIRRYYDSIDHVILLAKLYALCREPALRRLLAVIVEHPIPGKGLPIGNLTSQWFANLYLDEVDHWVREVERIPGYVRYMDDLALWAHDKERLFALAADLRALLAARLALELKEERTLIAPVGEGMPFLGWRVYPGLLRQQGPRLRRQRRLLVRREAQYLAGEIGADKLQDCVRALAGPRKFLGYGEPLRSTIDV
- a CDS encoding formylglycine-generating enzyme family protein — encoded protein: MSDGGGILRELGKGRYRIEHPLAVNAQDGSVMVYVPEGEFAMGDGKDTDCPKHRVTLSAYWIGVYAVTNAQYLRFVEATGHRVPDQADGGRAIWSGRSFPPEKADHPVVCVSWDDATAYAKWAGCALPTEAQWEKAARGSKGLIYPWGNDWDAGRCRNDNNKGNETTCPVSGYPGGVSGYGTCNQSGNVWEWCADWYDRDYYGKSVARDPRGPEGGSLRVRRGGSWGSGAPVYFRGAFRYRWGPGYRNAARGFRLVRPASPSLPS